The following are from one region of the Stanieria cyanosphaera PCC 7437 genome:
- a CDS encoding PDDEXK family nuclease, translated as MVSLAKWSITDYHKMIEAGILQNRHIQLIDGELIEMNPEGLIHAAYGGSIADYLRQRLSS; from the coding sequence ATGGTTTCTTTAGCTAAATGGTCGATTACAGATTATCACAAAATGATCGAAGCGGGGATTTTACAGAACCGCCATATTCAATTGATTGATGGAGAATTAATTGAAATGAATCCAGAAGGCTTAATTCATGCAGCTTATGGCGGTAGTATAGCTGATTATTTACGTCAGCGTCTTTCTAGTTAA
- a CDS encoding peptide ABC transporter substrate-binding protein, giving the protein MNAQKFSSLLCLSVLSTLFINACNAPQANNNQGTDNSTLKLLYWQAPTILNPHLSTGFKDAEASRITLEPLASFNNNNELVPILAEVIPSEANGGLAADGKSVTWKLKQGIKWSDGTPFTAADVVFTYQFITNPQVGSVSAGTYEVIQSVEAIDEHTVKINFKEVNPAWALVFVGTQGMILPKHIYEAYNGVNTREAPANLKPVGTGAYRVVEFRPGDTVIYEPNPEFRQAETLGFQRVELKGGGDATSAARAVLQTGDADYAYNLQVEASILKELEAAGRGKVIANYGALMERIIINHSDPNQTTAEGERSSVKIPHPFFSDRNVRQALNLAIDRDTITQQLYGVTGKATANFLVAPEQYVSGNTSYEFNLEQASKLLDQAGWRDTNGNGIRDKNGVEMQIVFQTSVNPLRQKTQAIVKQNLQSLGIGVELKSIDPGVYFSSDPANNDTVEHFYADLQMYTSGNTNPDPGAYMQFMTCAQIPQQANNWTGNNNARYCNPKYDTLWQQSTKELDQAKRTQLFIQMNDLLIDEVAIIPLVHRADVVAFSNNLTGYEVTPWDLRTWDIMNWKRQQQ; this is encoded by the coding sequence ATGAATGCCCAAAAATTCTCTTCTCTCTTGTGTTTATCTGTTTTATCTACGTTGTTTATCAATGCTTGTAACGCTCCTCAAGCCAATAACAACCAAGGAACAGATAACAGCACACTGAAATTATTATATTGGCAAGCACCAACTATTCTAAATCCTCATCTTTCCACAGGATTTAAGGATGCTGAAGCTAGTCGCATTACATTAGAACCTCTAGCTAGTTTTAATAATAATAATGAATTAGTTCCAATTCTCGCAGAGGTAATTCCTTCAGAAGCAAACGGTGGTTTAGCTGCTGATGGCAAATCAGTTACTTGGAAACTAAAACAAGGAATTAAATGGTCTGATGGAACTCCGTTTACTGCTGCTGATGTAGTCTTTACTTATCAGTTTATAACTAATCCTCAAGTTGGTTCGGTTTCAGCAGGAACTTATGAAGTAATTCAAAGTGTCGAAGCGATCGACGAACATACAGTTAAAATTAATTTTAAAGAAGTTAATCCTGCTTGGGCTTTAGTTTTTGTTGGTACACAGGGAATGATTCTTCCTAAACATATCTACGAAGCTTACAACGGTGTTAATACTAGAGAAGCACCAGCCAATCTTAAACCTGTAGGAACGGGAGCTTATCGAGTAGTAGAATTTAGACCAGGTGATACGGTAATTTATGAACCTAATCCCGAATTCCGTCAAGCAGAAACATTAGGTTTTCAAAGAGTTGAACTAAAAGGTGGTGGTGATGCCACTTCCGCTGCCAGGGCAGTGCTACAAACAGGGGATGCAGATTATGCTTATAACTTACAAGTCGAAGCTTCTATTTTAAAAGAACTAGAAGCTGCTGGAAGGGGAAAAGTAATAGCTAACTATGGTGCTTTAATGGAAAGGATCATTATCAATCACAGCGATCCTAACCAGACTACAGCAGAAGGCGAACGTTCTAGTGTAAAAATTCCCCATCCCTTCTTTAGCGATCGCAATGTTCGTCAGGCTTTAAATTTGGCTATTGACCGCGATACCATTACTCAACAATTATACGGCGTGACAGGAAAAGCTACTGCTAATTTTTTGGTTGCACCTGAACAATATGTTTCTGGTAATACTAGTTATGAATTTAATCTCGAACAAGCAAGTAAATTATTAGATCAGGCAGGATGGCGTGATACTAATGGTAATGGCATCAGAGATAAAAATGGGGTAGAGATGCAAATCGTCTTTCAAACCTCAGTTAACCCTCTACGTCAAAAAACTCAAGCTATTGTTAAACAAAATCTGCAATCTTTAGGCATAGGAGTGGAATTAAAAAGCATCGATCCTGGTGTTTATTTTTCGAGCGATCCTGCTAATAACGACACGGTAGAACATTTTTATGCCGATCTACAAATGTATACTTCGGGTAATACTAATCCCGATCCTGGTGCTTATATGCAGTTTATGACTTGCGCTCAAATTCCTCAACAAGCTAATAACTGGACGGGGAATAATAATGCTCGCTATTGTAATCCCAAATATGATACTTTGTGGCAACAATCTACTAAAGAATTAGATCAAGCAAAAAGAACGCAACTATTTATCCAAATGAATGATTTATTAATTGATGAAGTTGCTATCATTCCTTTAGTTCATCGGGCTGATGTAGTGGCTTTTAGTAATAATCTTACTGGTTATGAAGTTACTCCTTGGGATTTACGTACCTGGGATATTATGAACTGGAAACGTCAGCAGCAGTAA
- a CDS encoding cation:proton antiporter gives MLASIILILLIGFFVGQIARRLKAPALVGMVLVGILLGPQVAKVISSDVLNTADSFRTIAVMVILMKAGLGLDREKLAQQGTVALRLGFLPAACEAIAIAVISVWLLKFDFWTGLLLGCIIGAESPAVIVPGMLRLKSLGWGVQKGIPDAILTGSALSDVLLLLVFSLLLAFLSQEATTGITVLGIITLSPLQLLPFQVIIQIVLGVLLGWVTAQILVLLLAKQNWTQTTVQDSLVAASFALLLVVVAENVPVFSGYLAVMATGFFLIELDAPLARRLRNGFDNLWTIAEIILFVLLGASIQLNVLGDTLLIGLLILVIGTLIGRSLGWYLATLGSNWTWKERLFLLPGNSAKATVQAAIGAIPLAQGISGGDTILAIAALSILLTAPLGAWAIPTFAPKLLQKGEVDPTKVAINRSIILLAAVDTSSLSTQVLTKAAELARRSDGKVLVLHVIRVNDPQKVQLLQEQTKRILADIRHQFIATFGSVPEEIVLTAQKHEVTEIVIGKRGHRPFDEVLVGSVSQSVLEMSQFPVLVVEDDL, from the coding sequence ATGTTAGCAAGTATTATTTTGATTTTACTAATCGGTTTTTTTGTCGGGCAAATTGCTCGACGACTCAAAGCTCCTGCCTTGGTGGGTATGGTACTAGTTGGGATTTTGTTAGGCCCCCAAGTAGCCAAGGTTATTAGTTCAGATGTTCTAAATACGGCAGATTCTTTCCGCACGATTGCTGTGATGGTAATTTTGATGAAAGCAGGGTTAGGACTCGATCGCGAAAAATTGGCTCAACAGGGAACTGTAGCGTTACGCTTAGGTTTTTTGCCTGCTGCTTGTGAAGCGATCGCTATTGCTGTTATTTCTGTCTGGTTACTCAAGTTTGATTTTTGGACTGGATTGCTATTAGGCTGCATTATTGGGGCAGAATCCCCTGCGGTGATTGTACCAGGAATGTTGCGCTTAAAAAGCTTGGGTTGGGGAGTCCAGAAAGGAATTCCCGATGCGATTTTAACAGGGAGCGCACTTTCTGACGTGTTGCTGTTGTTGGTGTTTAGTCTACTGCTAGCTTTTCTATCCCAGGAAGCAACTACAGGTATTACTGTCTTAGGAATAATTACTCTTAGTCCTTTGCAGTTATTACCATTTCAAGTCATCATCCAAATTGTTTTGGGGGTACTCTTGGGATGGGTAACGGCTCAAATCCTGGTATTACTGCTAGCTAAACAAAATTGGACTCAAACAACAGTTCAGGATTCTTTAGTCGCTGCTAGCTTTGCTTTATTGTTGGTAGTAGTAGCGGAAAATGTTCCTGTTTTTTCTGGCTATTTAGCTGTCATGGCAACAGGGTTTTTCTTGATTGAGTTAGATGCACCTTTAGCAAGACGTTTGCGAAATGGGTTTGACAATTTGTGGACAATTGCTGAAATTATTTTGTTTGTGCTGTTGGGAGCGAGTATTCAACTCAATGTTTTAGGCGATACCTTATTGATTGGTTTGCTAATATTGGTAATCGGAACACTAATTGGTAGATCTTTAGGTTGGTATCTTGCCACCCTTGGTAGTAACTGGACTTGGAAAGAACGTTTGTTTTTACTACCAGGAAATTCAGCTAAAGCAACAGTACAGGCAGCAATTGGGGCGATTCCTCTGGCTCAAGGTATCTCAGGAGGAGACACAATTCTAGCGATCGCAGCCCTGTCAATTTTGCTCACAGCACCTTTAGGAGCTTGGGCAATTCCAACTTTTGCTCCCAAACTGCTTCAAAAAGGTGAGGTTGATCCGACTAAAGTTGCGATTAATCGGTCTATTATTCTGTTAGCTGCGGTGGATACTTCATCCCTATCAACTCAAGTTTTGACCAAGGCAGCCGAACTAGCTCGTCGAAGTGATGGTAAAGTATTGGTACTGCACGTAATTCGAGTTAATGATCCTCAAAAAGTTCAACTTTTACAGGAGCAAACCAAACGAATTTTAGCCGACATTCGCCATCAATTTATTGCAACCTTCGGATCAGTGCCAGAAGAAATTGTTCTTACCGCACAAAAGCATGAAGTTACTGAAATTGTCATTGGTAAACGTGGACATCGCCCGTTTGATGAGGTTTTAGTGGGTTCGGTTTCTCAATCCGTTTTGGAGATGAGTCAGTTTCCCGTTTTAGTGGTTGAAGATGACTTGTAG
- the asnS gene encoding asparagine--tRNA ligase, translating to MVTRRIVELLRNGQPDESVTIQGWVRTKRELKDFSFMEVNDGSSLANLQVVLDASLPDYEQLLKKINTGASVEVSGTLVASVGKGQTIELKADSAQVYGEADPETYPLQKKRHSFEFLRNISHLRSRTNTLGAVFRVRNACAAAIHQFFQDRGFLWIHSPIITASDCEGAGELFTVTSLDLNKIPKTPQGEVDYSQDFFGKPAYLTVSGQLQAEVMAMAFQNVYTFGPTFRAENSNTSRHLAEFWMVEPEMAFCDLEGDQNLAEEFLKYMFQYVLDRCPEDMEFFNKWVDQTVLATADNIINNEFERITYTEAINLLEKADKKFEFPVQWGIDLQSEHERYLAEELFKKPLIVTNYPKEIKAFYMRLNDDGKTVAAMDVLAPKIGEIIGGSQREERFAVLEERIQALDMETDSLWWYLDLRRYGTVPHAGFGLGFERIVQFMTGMGNIRDVIPFPRTPLSADF from the coding sequence ATGGTAACGAGAAGAATTGTAGAGTTGTTAAGAAATGGTCAACCAGATGAATCCGTAACTATTCAAGGTTGGGTGCGGACTAAACGCGAACTTAAAGACTTTTCTTTTATGGAAGTTAATGATGGTTCGTCTTTAGCCAATCTGCAAGTAGTTCTCGATGCCAGCTTACCAGATTACGAGCAGCTACTCAAAAAAATTAATACAGGTGCTTCGGTAGAAGTCTCAGGAACGTTAGTCGCATCAGTGGGAAAAGGACAAACAATTGAACTGAAAGCTGATTCTGCACAAGTCTATGGAGAAGCAGATCCTGAAACCTATCCTCTACAAAAGAAACGTCACTCGTTTGAATTTTTACGTAATATCAGTCATTTGCGATCGCGTACTAATACTTTAGGTGCAGTATTTCGGGTACGCAATGCTTGTGCTGCTGCCATTCATCAGTTTTTTCAAGATAGAGGTTTTTTATGGATTCACAGTCCAATTATTACTGCTAGTGATTGTGAGGGTGCAGGCGAATTATTTACTGTTACTAGTTTGGATTTAAATAAAATTCCGAAAACGCCTCAAGGAGAAGTTGATTATAGTCAAGATTTCTTTGGCAAACCAGCTTATTTAACTGTCAGTGGACAATTACAAGCTGAAGTTATGGCAATGGCGTTTCAAAATGTTTATACTTTTGGTCCTACTTTCCGTGCAGAAAATTCTAATACTTCTAGACATTTGGCAGAGTTTTGGATGGTAGAACCAGAAATGGCTTTTTGCGATCTTGAAGGCGATCAAAATTTAGCAGAAGAGTTTCTCAAATATATGTTTCAATATGTTCTGGATCGTTGTCCAGAAGACATGGAATTTTTTAATAAATGGGTCGATCAAACTGTTTTAGCGACAGCCGATAATATTATCAATAATGAATTTGAACGAATTACTTATACTGAAGCGATTAATTTACTAGAAAAAGCTGATAAAAAATTTGAGTTTCCTGTGCAATGGGGGATTGATTTACAATCGGAACACGAACGATATTTAGCCGAAGAATTGTTTAAAAAACCTTTAATTGTTACCAATTATCCTAAAGAGATTAAAGCCTTCTATATGCGACTCAATGATGATGGTAAAACCGTAGCAGCTATGGATGTTTTAGCTCCAAAAATTGGTGAAATTATTGGCGGTTCGCAAAGAGAAGAAAGATTCGCAGTTTTAGAAGAACGTATTCAAGCTTTAGACATGGAAACTGATAGTTTGTGGTGGTATTTGGATTTACGTCGTTATGGAACTGTTCCTCATGCTGGTTTTGGTTTGGGATTTGAAAGAATTGTTCAGTTTATGACAGGAATGGGAAATATTAGAGATGTAATTCCTTTCCCCAGAACTCCTTTAAGTGCTGATTTTTAA
- a CDS encoding sulfotransferase family protein — MRLPNFLIIGIQKAGTTSIYNYLQEHPQIYMSPVKETNFFEKNWESLPVEERNKKGIITFDDYCQLFTDVQDEIAIGEASPNYLFHYQSSAPKIKQYLPNAKLIAILRNPVERAYSDYLMHIRDAIGSRPLSEQIKYSAHKSFIIRKGFYYEPLKFYYDQFSPEQIKVFLYEDFCKQPQEIMQEMYRYLDVDDTFCPDVSKKAQVAKVPKNQTINNLLQRQNPLRTLVANSLKIIVPLETRQKLRDSLVNFNSVDKKQAPLSEEDRKQLIKIYQEDILKLQDLLQKDLSMWLAL, encoded by the coding sequence ATGAGACTTCCCAACTTCTTAATCATTGGCATTCAAAAAGCTGGCACAACTTCAATTTATAACTATCTTCAAGAACATCCTCAAATTTATATGAGTCCAGTTAAAGAAACTAATTTTTTTGAAAAAAATTGGGAAAGTCTTCCAGTAGAAGAACGTAATAAAAAAGGTATTATTACCTTTGATGATTATTGCCAATTGTTTACTGACGTTCAAGATGAAATTGCGATTGGCGAGGCTTCTCCTAATTATTTATTTCATTATCAATCTTCTGCACCAAAAATCAAACAATATCTTCCTAATGCTAAATTAATTGCTATTTTAAGAAATCCTGTAGAACGAGCCTATTCTGATTATTTGATGCATATTCGAGATGCGATCGGTTCTCGTCCTCTTTCTGAACAAATTAAATATAGCGCGCATAAATCTTTTATTATTCGTAAAGGTTTTTATTACGAGCCATTAAAATTTTACTACGATCAATTTTCCCCTGAACAAATTAAAGTTTTTCTCTACGAAGATTTTTGTAAACAACCTCAAGAGATCATGCAAGAAATGTATCGTTATTTGGATGTAGATGATACTTTTTGTCCTGATGTTAGCAAGAAAGCTCAAGTTGCGAAAGTTCCTAAAAATCAAACTATTAATAATTTACTTCAACGCCAAAATCCTCTCAGAACTCTTGTTGCTAATAGTCTTAAAATTATTGTTCCTTTAGAAACTAGACAAAAACTTCGAGATAGCTTGGTTAATTTCAATTCTGTTGATAAAAAACAAGCTCCCTTGTCAGAAGAAGACCGTAAGCAATTAATCAAAATTTATCAAGAAGATATTTTGAAATTACAAGATTTACTGCAAAAAGATTTATCAATGTGGCTAGCATTATAA
- a CDS encoding MFS transporter, with amino-acid sequence MKVFIDLEPTKRRNLLTLFITGLLFWFSITSLLPVLPLYIRDIGGTKQQIGLVMGCFAIGLLLSRTWLGQLADSQGRKISILIGTAVVGIAPLGYLVANSVSLLMILRAFHGISISGFTTGYSALVVDISPPKQRGELIGYMSLAIPIGMALGPALGGYLQANFGYTPLFLIAAIAGLIAFVCASQVKEELNLKSQNRDPQLELEPSRSFGELIKHSSFVIPGIIMLLIGLVFGTLATFLPLYIQETKLDFNAGLFYAVAAIASFIARVVVGKASDTWGRGLFITFSLICYTISMLLLADATLPSILILAAFVEGTGAGILIPMLIALMSDRSYLTERGKVYAICIGGFDLGVAIAGPILGTLALVVSYSTMFYWSGGLAAIALLIFLTKSSKSVRHSLRFALGKEGDVYAIE; translated from the coding sequence GTGAAAGTTTTTATCGATCTCGAACCAACTAAACGGCGTAATTTACTAACCTTATTTATTACTGGTTTACTATTTTGGTTTAGTATTACCTCTTTGTTACCAGTACTACCTCTTTATATTAGGGATATAGGAGGGACAAAGCAGCAAATTGGGTTAGTGATGGGCTGTTTTGCTATTGGTTTGCTTCTATCTCGTACCTGGTTAGGACAATTAGCTGATTCTCAAGGACGAAAAATTTCGATTTTAATTGGTACTGCGGTAGTGGGTATTGCGCCGTTGGGGTATTTGGTTGCCAACTCAGTTTCCTTACTAATGATTTTGAGGGCGTTTCACGGCATTAGCATTTCTGGGTTTACCACTGGTTATAGTGCCTTAGTGGTTGATATTTCTCCACCCAAGCAAAGAGGAGAATTAATTGGTTATATGAGTTTGGCAATTCCGATTGGTATGGCATTAGGACCGGCTTTAGGAGGATATCTTCAAGCCAATTTCGGCTATACACCATTATTTTTAATTGCTGCGATCGCAGGATTGATTGCTTTTGTCTGTGCTAGTCAAGTTAAAGAAGAACTAAATTTAAAGAGTCAAAATCGCGATCCACAGCTTGAATTAGAACCCAGTCGCAGTTTTGGGGAATTAATCAAACATTCTTCTTTTGTCATTCCAGGAATAATTATGTTGCTAATTGGTTTAGTTTTTGGTACTTTAGCAACTTTTTTACCGCTATACATTCAAGAAACAAAATTAGATTTTAATGCAGGCTTGTTTTATGCGGTAGCTGCGATCGCATCTTTTATTGCTCGCGTGGTGGTAGGAAAAGCTTCGGATACTTGGGGAAGGGGATTATTTATTACTTTTAGCTTGATTTGTTATACCATTTCCATGCTGTTACTCGCGGATGCGACTCTACCCTCGATTTTGATCCTCGCTGCTTTTGTTGAAGGCACAGGTGCAGGAATCTTAATTCCCATGTTAATTGCTCTAATGAGCGATCGCTCTTATTTAACTGAAAGAGGAAAAGTTTACGCTATTTGTATTGGTGGCTTTGATTTAGGGGTTGCGATCGCAGGACCAATACTTGGTACATTAGCTTTGGTAGTTAGTTATTCTACAATGTTTTATTGGTCAGGCGGACTAGCTGCGATCGCTTTATTGATCTTTCTCACCAAATCTAGTAAAAGTGTGCGTCATTCATTGCGATTTGCTTTGGGTAAAGAAGGCGATGTTTACGCTATTGAATAG
- a CDS encoding MlaD family protein, with product MLRSRTIREGSVGLLALIGIALFGAVALWLRGINFTEKSYQVIAQFPNVNGIQVGDSVRYRGLKVGKITDIMPGTNGVDVMMEISSSDLLIPKNALIQASSSGLIGETFVAIIPQNQLPDQAQATNPLSQNCDSSLIICNNDRLEGQPGITLDDLMPLMYQMSTLYSDPRFFDNINTAVQNTSMAAGEATQLSRDLSVLVKDLRGQLKTFSNTANAITKVAENSSEQIASTAEQYKKTANQISELTTSVNQLVTQNRSNLVATLDNIKTTSDRLQNLTVQIDKSLGNTNTEQLVQNLETLTANAAEASANLKDISATFSNPNNLVTLQQTLDSARVTFVNAQKITADLEQITGDPAFVNNVKNLVNGLGNLVSSTEQLEQQVQTTQILEPVQQQLSLGSSTDNFNLAEKSLKLESTEQNVLLEKETNFHLNSSADFPVPELNKQPKRF from the coding sequence ATGTTGCGATCGCGAACAATTCGGGAAGGTTCTGTTGGGTTATTGGCTTTGATTGGTATTGCTTTATTTGGTGCGGTTGCTTTGTGGCTGCGAGGAATAAATTTTACTGAAAAAAGTTATCAAGTCATTGCCCAATTTCCTAATGTTAATGGGATTCAAGTCGGAGATTCGGTTCGTTATCGGGGTTTAAAAGTTGGCAAAATCACCGATATTATGCCTGGAACTAATGGTGTAGACGTAATGATGGAAATTTCCTCTTCCGATCTCCTAATTCCGAAAAACGCTCTGATTCAAGCTAGTAGTTCAGGATTGATTGGAGAAACTTTTGTGGCTATAATTCCCCAAAACCAACTTCCCGATCAAGCTCAAGCTACCAATCCTTTGAGTCAAAATTGTGATTCAAGTCTGATTATTTGCAATAACGACCGCTTAGAAGGACAACCAGGTATTACTCTTGACGATCTGATGCCTTTGATGTACCAGATGAGTACTCTTTACAGCGATCCGCGATTTTTTGACAATATCAATACTGCGGTGCAAAACACTTCGATGGCTGCGGGTGAAGCAACTCAATTAAGTCGAGATCTTTCTGTGTTGGTAAAAGATCTCAGAGGACAATTAAAAACTTTTTCTAATACAGCTAATGCCATTACTAAAGTAGCCGAAAATAGTTCAGAACAAATTGCTTCTACTGCCGAACAGTATAAAAAAACAGCTAATCAAATCAGTGAACTTACAACTAGTGTCAATCAGCTAGTAACTCAAAATCGTAGTAATTTAGTAGCCACTTTAGATAATATTAAAACTACTAGCGATCGCTTACAAAATTTAACGGTACAAATAGACAAAAGTTTAGGTAATACTAATACCGAACAGTTAGTTCAAAACTTAGAAACTTTAACAGCAAATGCAGCAGAAGCTTCAGCTAACCTTAAAGATATTTCAGCAACTTTTAGCAACCCAAATAATTTAGTAACTTTACAACAAACCTTAGATTCTGCCAGAGTAACTTTTGTCAATGCTCAGAAAATTACGGCTGATCTAGAACAAATCACCGGCGATCCTGCTTTTGTGAATAATGTTAAAAATTTAGTCAATGGTTTAGGTAATTTAGTTTCTTCAACTGAACAATTAGAACAACAAGTTCAGACTACACAAATACTCGAACCTGTCCAACAACAGTTATCTTTAGGCTCAAGTACTGACAATTTTAATTTGGCTGAAAAATCACTCAAGTTAGAATCAACAGAGCAAAATGTTTTGTTAGAAAAGGAAACTAATTTCCATTTAAATTCTTCTGCCGATTTTCCTGTTCCTGAGCTAAACAAACAACCCAAACGATTTTAA
- a CDS encoding glycosyltransferase has product MSNEAKYFPSISVIVPIYNGETDLPQLIECILKQTYPKQLSEYLLVDNNSSDRTPIILKEVQQTVSETGINLRHLTEKEIQSSYAARNLGIRQAKGEILVFTDADCRPQPNWLEQIVQPFNNSQIGIIVGEVVALCGNTLLEKYADRNQVMSQKFLLQHPFYPYGQTANIAIRKEAFVKVGLFRPHLTTGGDADICWRIQKETSWQLAYAPTAIIEHRHRSNLKNFRSQFRRYGSSNRYLHELHGVDLMRELTPQEVFYRISRWLLKELPTDSLKAIARKTPWIDLIKTPIDLIGFQARTQGQQESKLPEAARKIEWL; this is encoded by the coding sequence ATGAGTAATGAAGCAAAATATTTTCCTTCAATATCAGTAATCGTTCCAATTTATAATGGTGAAACTGATTTACCCCAATTGATTGAATGTATATTGAAACAAACTTATCCAAAACAATTAAGTGAATATTTATTAGTAGATAATAACAGTAGCGATCGCACTCCAATTATTTTAAAAGAAGTCCAACAAACAGTTTCTGAAACAGGAATTAACCTAAGACATCTTACCGAAAAAGAAATTCAAAGTTCTTATGCTGCGCGTAATTTAGGAATTCGTCAAGCTAAGGGAGAAATTTTAGTTTTTACTGATGCTGATTGTCGTCCCCAACCAAATTGGTTAGAACAAATTGTTCAACCTTTTAATAACTCTCAAATCGGTATTATTGTAGGTGAAGTAGTTGCCTTATGCGGAAATACTTTACTAGAAAAATATGCTGATCGCAATCAGGTTATGTCTCAAAAATTTTTGCTCCAACACCCTTTTTATCCCTACGGACAAACTGCTAACATTGCCATTAGAAAAGAAGCTTTTGTAAAAGTAGGATTATTTCGTCCTCATTTAACTACTGGTGGTGATGCTGATATTTGTTGGCGTATTCAAAAAGAAACTTCATGGCAATTAGCTTATGCACCAACTGCAATTATTGAACATCGCCATCGTTCTAATTTAAAAAATTTTCGTAGTCAATTTCGACGTTATGGAAGTTCTAATCGTTATCTACATGAACTTCATGGTGTTGATTTAATGAGAGAATTAACTCCTCAAGAAGTTTTTTATCGTATTAGTCGATGGTTACTTAAAGAATTACCTACAGATAGTTTAAAAGCGATCGCAAGAAAAACACCTTGGATCGATCTGATCAAAACTCCGATAGATTTGATTGGTTTTCAAGCACGAACCCAAGGACAACAAGAAAGTAAATTACCAGAAGCAGCTAGAAAGATTGAATGGTTATAG